A stretch of the Clavibacter sp. B3I6 genome encodes the following:
- the rocD gene encoding ornithine--oxo-acid transaminase produces MTDTLDRPAGSEAGALAIHAEEAHAAHNYHPLPVVVASGEGAWVTDLDGRRLLDCLAAYSAVNFGHSHPELVRVATEQLGRITLTSRAFHNDKLGPFVTALAALAGKDMVLPMNTGAEAVESGIKVARAWGYRVKGVAAGRAKIIVMAGNFHGRTTTIVSFSDDEEARADFGPFTPGFVTVPYGDAAALEAAIDEDTVAVLVEPIQGEAGIVVPPASFLPDVRRICTRERVLMIADEIQSGLGRTGATFECDNAGVVPDLYLLGKALGGGIVPVSAVVGDADVLGVIRPGQHGSTFGGNPLAAAVSHAVVDMLATGEPQERARRLGAVLHARLGELVGHGVLEVRGRGLWAGIDIDPALATGRAVCERLAERGVLAKDTHGSTIRLAPPIVVEEEDLVWAVGQLAEVLTELGAR; encoded by the coding sequence ATGACCGACACCCTCGACCGCCCCGCCGGCTCCGAGGCCGGCGCCCTCGCGATCCACGCGGAGGAGGCGCACGCCGCGCACAACTACCACCCGCTGCCCGTCGTGGTCGCGTCCGGCGAGGGCGCATGGGTCACCGACCTCGACGGCCGGCGCCTGCTCGACTGCCTCGCCGCCTACTCGGCCGTGAACTTCGGCCACTCCCACCCGGAGCTCGTGCGGGTCGCGACCGAGCAGCTCGGGCGGATCACGCTCACGAGCCGCGCGTTCCACAACGACAAGCTGGGGCCGTTCGTCACGGCGCTCGCCGCGCTCGCCGGCAAGGACATGGTCCTGCCCATGAACACGGGTGCCGAGGCCGTGGAGTCGGGGATCAAGGTGGCGCGCGCCTGGGGCTACCGCGTGAAGGGCGTGGCCGCGGGCCGCGCCAAGATCATCGTGATGGCCGGCAACTTCCACGGCCGCACCACCACCATCGTCAGCTTCAGCGACGACGAGGAGGCGCGCGCCGACTTCGGGCCGTTCACGCCCGGCTTCGTCACCGTGCCCTACGGCGACGCGGCGGCGCTCGAGGCCGCCATCGACGAGGACACGGTCGCCGTGCTCGTCGAGCCGATTCAGGGCGAGGCCGGCATCGTCGTGCCACCCGCGTCGTTCCTGCCGGACGTGCGGCGGATCTGCACGCGCGAGCGGGTGCTCATGATCGCCGACGAGATCCAGTCGGGCCTCGGCCGCACCGGCGCGACCTTCGAGTGCGACAACGCCGGCGTCGTGCCCGACCTGTACCTCCTCGGCAAGGCGCTCGGCGGCGGCATCGTGCCCGTCTCCGCGGTCGTCGGCGACGCGGACGTGCTGGGCGTCATCCGGCCGGGGCAGCACGGATCCACGTTCGGCGGCAACCCGCTGGCCGCGGCTGTGAGCCACGCGGTCGTCGACATGCTCGCGACGGGCGAGCCGCAGGAGCGGGCCCGCCGACTCGGCGCCGTGCTGCACGCGCGCCTCGGCGAGCTGGTCGGCCACGGCGTGCTCGAGGTGCGCGGACGCGGCCTCTGGGCCGGCATCGACATCGACCCCGCGCTCGCCACGGGACGCGCGGTGTGCGAGCGGCTCGCCGAGCGCGGCGTCCTCGCGAAGGACACGCACGGCTCGACGATCCGGCTCGCGCCGCCCATCGTCGTGGAGGAGGAGGACCTCGTCTGGGCCGTGGGCCAGCTCGCCGAGGTGCTGACGGAGCTCGGGGCGCGCTGA